The following coding sequences are from one Apodemus sylvaticus chromosome X, mApoSyl1.1, whole genome shotgun sequence window:
- the LOC127675587 gene encoding uncharacterized protein LOC127675587, with protein sequence MDHFTLNTKRFAGVKEWIFRVTGFLCSLLSSGLGMILASSKYWRLWEFDNKVIQLVYIGLWEAYYHYEVNYSGTGTKILVHRPVNSTWTISPEFQCARNLIFLTMLINPVVVFFTSAAIRVSIIKASVPEIQILCYKCSILILILSSICTIISVTWNHVADFYGETTLDFPPNFPVKKEALIIKHSTHVFPLGLLTTTLSLFSIIMFLFEIRSLRKLNAQHAYMQSEEITINEGSGVCPMCQQTT encoded by the exons ACAAAAAG ATTTGCAGGGGTTAAGGAGTGGATCTTCCGAGTGACAGGCTTCCTTTGCAGCTTATTATCTTCAGGCCTCGGAATGATCCTTGCAAGTAGCAAATACTGGCGCCTCTGGGAATTCGACAATAAGGTCATCCAGCTTGTTTACATCGGACTCTGGGAAGCTTATTACCACTATGAAGTTAACTACTCTGGTACTGGGACCAAAATTCTGGTACACAGACCTGTCAACTCAACCTGGACAATTTCACCTGAATTTCAATGTGCACGGAATCTGATATTCCTGACAATGCTGATAAATcctgttgttgtgttttttaccTCAGCAGCCATCAGGGTCAGCATAATCAAAGCGTCAGTCCCTGAGATTCAGATACTGTGCTACAAGTGTTCTATCTTAATTCTGATCCTTAGCAGCATTTGTACCATTATTTCTGTGACCTGGAACCATGTAGCAGATTTTTATGGTGAAACCACCCTTGACTTTCCACCAAACTTTCCAGTTAAGAAAGAAGCCTTGATTATAAAACACAGCACTCATGTGTTTCCACTGGGTCTCCTGACAACCACCCTGTCACTCTTTAGTATAATTATGTTCCTCTTTGAGATAAGGTCACTGAGAAAGCTGAATGCCCAGCATGCTTACATGCAGTCTGAGGAAATCACCATAAATGAGGGTTCTGGTGTTTGCCCAATGTGCCAGCAGACAACCTGA